DNA from Amycolatopsis sp. DSM 110486:
GCACCCGGTTTCTTCCTGAGCAAGGACTCGGGTTCCACGGCGCAGACGCAGAACCAGGTGCCGCCGCCCGCGCAGTCGTCGCGGCCGCAGCTGCCCACCGGCGAACCGTCGGAGCCGGGCCTGCCGACCGACGAGACCGACATCCCCGGCACCGGTGGTGGCGGCAACACGCCGGCCGAGGGCAAGCAGGCCGTGGACGCGTTCGTCGCGAAGATCAACGCCAAGGACGGCGCGGGCGCCACGGCGATGACCTGCCAGGGCAGCGAAGCGTTCTCCAAGGACAGCATCGACGAGGCCACCACCGGCACCCCGCAGCTCAAGGTCGAGAGCTACGACGGCACCGCGACCGTCACGGCCAACCTCGACGGCAGCCTGTCCGGAAAGGACGCCAACGGCTCGGTGATCGCCACCAGCGTCGGCGGCAACTGGTGCATCGGGTTCTTCTTCGTCATCGCCTTCTGATCGGTGCGGTCCCCACTGCTCTGGACGTTCGTCGCGTCCGTGCTGCTGCTGTGCGGGGTCGGGGGCTGGCTGCTCACCGACCCCGCCACGAGCCGCAGCGATGCCCTGAAAACGGCCGGTCTGGCCGGCGGCGCCGTCGTGGCGCTCTACGCGCTGTGGCTCAACGACCGGCGCCGCCGCGTCGAAGAGGCGCGCCAGGAGATCGAGCGGCAGCGCCACGACCTGGAGATGCGCCGGGCCGAACAGGACCGTGAGCGCGTGTCCGACGAGCGGTTCGCCAAGTCGGTGGAGCTGCTCGGGCACGAGGCCGACCAGGTGCGCGTCGGTGCGCTGCACGCGTTGGCGGGTCTGGCGCGCAGCCGGCCGACGTACACGCAGACCGTGCTCGACGTGCTGTGCGCCTATCTGCGGCGGCCGTTCAAGCACGCGCGGTACGAGGATCCCGAGGCCGGCGACGGGCCCGAGGTCGAGCGAGAGCTCCAAGTCCGCCTGACCGCGCAGCGGCTCGTCGCCGAGCTGCTGCCGTGGGCGTCCGAAGTGGACGCTCCGAGCTACGACCTCGACCTCACCGGCGCGGTGCTGGAGTACCTCGACCTGTCCCGCCGCAAGATCGGCCGGCTGCTGCTGCGCTACGCGTCGCTGCACAGCAGCACGAACCTGAGCGGCTGCGTGATCACGGACCGGGCGTACTTCACCGCCGCCGGCACCGGCAACGGCCGCCTGATCGGCAACTTCCGATGCCGCGGCACGAAGTTCCTGGACTACGCGTGGTTCAGCGGCACGGTGTTCGCCGAGAACGCCGACTTCACGGAGACGACGTTCGCCGGGCGCACCGCGTTCAAGGACGCCGTGTTCACCAAGGACGCCGTGTTCACCGACGCGGCCTTCGACGACTCACTCGACCTGCGCCACGCGTCCTTCGGCGGCCACGCCGACCTACGCTTCGCGCGCGTGCCCGAGCACCTTTCGCTCTACAACACGAAGGTTTTGTCCACAAAGGACAATCAACTACCCGACGGCTGGCTGCTCGAACCCCTCGGCGACGACGGCGCCGCGCGCCTCACCGTGCCGGCGAGCTGACCGCCTCGATCGCCTCGTCGAGCAACTCGCCCAACGGTTTCCCGCCCGCCACGCGCGTCCACTCGTAGCCCGTGACGTCCAAACAGGACAGTGCGGCCGAGCCCAGCGCGTGGGCCGCGAACTCGTCGCCACCCAGCCGCTCGGCCAGCACCGGCACCAGCACTTCCTGCCACTGCAAGTGCTTGCGCAGCAACGCCGTGCGCAACGCGGGCGTCTCGGCCAGCATCGTCGCGCGAGGCAGCCCCGCGGCCTCCAGCGACTCCACGCACACCTGCAGCGCCGCGCGCAACGCCGGCCACGGCGCCTCGTCGGCGGGCCGCGCTTCGAGAGCCGCGGCCAGCTCGTGCCCGAGCTCCATCAGGTTGCCGACGACCATATCTTCCTTGCCGGCGAAGTACCGGAAGACGGTGCGCGTCGACACCCCCACGGCGGCCGCGATCTGGCCCACGGTCGTGCCCTCGAAACCCTGCTCGGTGAACAGATCCATCGCCTTCGCGGCGATCTCCGCAGTGACCGCCCTGCGCGTGACCTCGCGCAACCCTTCGCCGACCATGCGGCCGAGTCTAGCCGAGACACATCTGTCAGTCACTGACAAGCGGGACACGGCTCAAGCGAAGGGCCGCTCCCCGGTGTCTGGGAAGCGGCCCTTTCTGCGATCAAGAACTTCAGTCAAACAACGCCGGCAGCGTCTTCTCCCAGGTCTCGCGCAGCTCGTCGAGCGAGAACTCCGTGATGTCCTGCAGCTCGAGCGCACGGGAGTCCGGGTCGACGACGCCGGTCTTGCGCCACGGCAGCCCGCGCGCGGTGCACATCTCCGTGAACCGCAGCTCCTCTGTGCGCGGCACCGCCACGAGCACGCGGCCCGAGGACTCGGAGAACAGCTGCACGAACGGGTCCTGGTCGCGATCGAGGAACACCCGCGCACCGCACTG
Protein-coding regions in this window:
- a CDS encoding TetR/AcrR family transcriptional regulator, which codes for MVGEGLREVTRRAVTAEIAAKAMDLFTEQGFEGTTVGQIAAAVGVSTRTVFRYFAGKEDMVVGNLMELGHELAAALEARPADEAPWPALRAALQVCVESLEAAGLPRATMLAETPALRTALLRKHLQWQEVLVPVLAERLGGDEFAAHALGSAALSCLDVTGYEWTRVAGGKPLGELLDEAIEAVSSPAR
- a CDS encoding pentapeptide repeat-containing protein; translation: MRSPLLWTFVASVLLLCGVGGWLLTDPATSRSDALKTAGLAGGAVVALYALWLNDRRRRVEEARQEIERQRHDLEMRRAEQDRERVSDERFAKSVELLGHEADQVRVGALHALAGLARSRPTYTQTVLDVLCAYLRRPFKHARYEDPEAGDGPEVERELQVRLTAQRLVAELLPWASEVDAPSYDLDLTGAVLEYLDLSRRKIGRLLLRYASLHSSTNLSGCVITDRAYFTAAGTGNGRLIGNFRCRGTKFLDYAWFSGTVFAENADFTETTFAGRTAFKDAVFTKDAVFTDAAFDDSLDLRHASFGGHADLRFARVPEHLSLYNTKVLSTKDNQLPDGWLLEPLGDDGAARLTVPAS